AGCACCGTCGGCGGCAGGCAACGCCGGACCTACACTCTCACCTCGGCGGGCGAGCGTGCCCTGGCGGCTGAGCGGACCGCCTGGCATGAGTTCACCCGCGCCATCGAAGGCGTACTCGGAGGCGGTGCATGGCCTGCGCGGGCATGATCGAGGACTATCTCGACGCGCTCGACCGCAGACTGCACGGCCCTGGATCGGTGAAGTCCGAGCTGCTCACCGAGGTGCGGCACAGCCTGGAGGACGCCGCGGAGGCCTACCGGGACGACGGCCTCACCACGGCGGGTGCCGAGCAGCGGGCCGTCCGCGAGTTCGGCGGCGTCGACGCGGTCGCCGAGGACTGCCAGGCCGAGCTGGCCGTCAGCCACAGTCTCGGCACCGTCCGGACCCTGTTGGCAGGCGTGGTCCTGCTGGTCCTGATGTGGGAGGTCGGCCGACGGCTGATCATCGGCCCGTGGGAGGCGTTCCCCGGGCCGCCGCTCAACCCGCTGGCAGGCCTCGCCTTCGGCATGGCGGAACGGCTCGGGATCGTGCTGGGCCTGGTCATCGCCGTCCTGCTGCTCTCGGTTCGGCTGCTCGGCAGGCGTACCTCGGCCCGCGCCCTCAGCAGCCTGTTGACCCGGTTCAACGTTCTGGCCGTGCTGGTCTACGGCACCACGCTGTTCCTGGTGTGCGCATTAGGGATGTTCCTCCGCCCCGAGGTCTTCCAGGACGTCGGAATGGTCGTCATCATGACGGTCACCGTCCTGGTGATGAGCAGACTCGGATGGCTGGCGGGCCGCAGCCTGCGGCTCT
This genomic stretch from Actinoalloteichus hoggarensis harbors:
- a CDS encoding permease prefix domain 1-containing protein, which gives rise to MIEDYLDALDRRLHGPGSVKSELLTEVRHSLEDAAEAYRDDGLTTAGAEQRAVREFGGVDAVAEDCQAELAVSHSLGTVRTLLAGVVLLVLMWEVGRRLIIGPWEAFPGPPLNPLAGLAFGMAERLGIVLGLVIAVLLLSVRLLGRRTSARALSSLLTRFNVLAVLVYGTTLFLVCALGMFLRPEVFQDVGMVVIMTVTVLVMSRLGWLAGRSLRL